In the genome of Streptomyces violaceoruber, the window GCCGGGGTGGGCGACCGCGTGCTCTGGGAGCGCCACGAGCTGGGACCCTCCTTCCCCGAGGGCTCCTTCGACCTGGTGAGCGCCCACTACCTGCAATCCCCGGTCGCGCTCGACCAGCAGGCGGTGCTGCGCGCCGCCGCACGGGCCGTGGCGCCGGGCGGCGCCCTGCTGGTCGTCATGCACGCCGGCTGGCCCTCCTGGCAGACCGAACCGCCCTTCGACGCCGCCTTCCCCACCCTGGACGGCGTCCTTGCCGAACTCGCCCTGCCCGAGGGGGAGTGGAGTGTCGAGACCCGGCGGACCGCCCGTCGGCCGAGCGTCGCGCCCGACGGCACCGAAGGCTTCCGTGAGGACCACGTGTGGCGGCTGAAGCGCGCGGTTTCGTTGAATGAGTGACCTCCTGAGAATTTTGTGAAGAGAGGCATGTTCTGGGACTTATCGGACACCCTTGGATGTGAAGGCCATTTGGCTACCAGAGGGAGATGGTGAAATGCCTTCCAAGGACAAGGTGCTCGAGGAAGTCACCCGCACCGAGAACATCGACATCGACGCGGCACTCGACCCCGCCGAGCCCGACGGAGTCTTCCGCGACAGCCGCGAGTGCGCCGCACTCGCCCTGCAGTCCGGAGGCACCAGCCTCCTGCTCTCGCCCCCGACCCCGCGCCCGAAGAAGGGTTGACGGACCGACGGGAGAGTGACATGGAGCAGTCGAGCACATCGGCCCTCCTGCAGGGAACGGTGCTTGACCTCGCTTCCGACGTGGTCTCCGCTCTTCGGAGCGGAGACCACGTGCGAGCGGGGAACAGCACCCTGACGGCAGGCGGCACCGGCGAGGGCGTCGCCCGCGCGGCGGTACGCGTCCTGGGCGCCGACATCCTGCTGCCCAGCGTTCTGCTGCGCGTTCCGCCCGATCCCGGACAACTCGCCGTGTTCAAGGACGCCGTGGCGGCCCATCCGCCGCGCGCCGACGCGGCGCCCACCGTCGTGTGGAGCCACTGGGCCATGGCCCGCGCCCTGCGCCGGACCGGACCGCCCGTGGACGTCCCGCTCACCGACGAGCCGGGCGGTGAACCCGACGCCCGCTGGCTCGAGGACGCCGGCTGGCAGTTCCTGACCCACCAGCTCGCCGTCCTGGCACCGCTCGCGCTGCCCGGCGAGGAGTGCGCCGTGACCCGTGTGGCACGCGGCCGTCCCGTGGACGTGGCCCGCGGCTTCGTGCGGGCGGTGCGCCGCCGCGACTGGCAGCAGGCCGCCGGTGCCGGGCGCTGGCTCACCCTCCTGGACGGGGTGCCCGACACCCTGGGCCTGGAGGCCGGACT includes:
- a CDS encoding class I SAM-dependent methyltransferase produces the protein MTDIPAPAPAAEFWEARYRDTGRVWSGRPNELLVQEAGGLAPGTALDLGCGEGADAVWLASRGWRVTGVDISATALERAAGHADGAGVGDRVLWERHELGPSFPEGSFDLVSAHYLQSPVALDQQAVLRAAARAVAPGGALLVVMHAGWPSWQTEPPFDAAFPTLDGVLAELALPEGEWSVETRRTARRPSVAPDGTEGFREDHVWRLKRAVSLNE